In the genome of Chloroflexota bacterium, the window AAATCCGACCGCGATGTCGATGGCGTGGCTGGCGCTCAACAGTTGCGCGAACACCGGGTCATCCATGTCCGGCCGGATGGCGGCCTGCGGCACGAGGTCGCGCAAGTAGTAGCCAGTCAGCGACAACTCGGGAAAGACGATCAGATCGGCGCCGTCGCTCGCGGCGCGCTGGATCCATTCCAGGTGCGTCTTCAGATTGGCCTCGATGTCGCCGAGGCGCGGGCTGATCTGCGCCAGCGCCACGCGGAAACGCGTTTCGTCGCCGCCCATTGATTGCGGCCCGTTATCCGGGATGCTCATTCAGTGGTTCCTCTCCGCGCCGGCGCGTGACCGCGCCAGCATACCGGCCATTATAACACAGGCGCGAACATGCAGGGCGACTCACAGCAATTCTCATTTTGGCTTTGGACGGGTACTTTCCAATGCCGGCTTGCTATGAACTGGCCCCCTGGTGCTTGTGACGCAAGCTGGCTCGACAAGAAAGCGGCGTTGCCCTCCCCCGTTAGCTTTTCCCCTGCTCCCCCGCGCGCGCGGGGGAGCAGGGGCCAGGGGATGAGAGGGCAACCTGGCGGCCGGCTCCAAAATAAGAATTGCTGGGCGACTCAAAAGTCGTTTGACAATGTGAGAACCCGTGCCCTGAGCGGCACACGACGCCGTCGAAGGGCACGACAATGCACGCACGCTTCGACAGGCTCAGCGTGCGGCTCGGCGCATTATGGCTATACACTACGACAATTGATTGGCCCTGCGCGGACATGGCGGTGGTATAATAAACGAACGAAGCTTGACGCACAGCGGGACGGCGAACCGCATATCCGAATCAGCGAGGGCGACTATGGTAGGGCCGAAATTTGCGTTTTTCCACAACCGGATTGTGCCGATCGGCGAGGCGCACGTCAGCATCATGACGCATGCGTTCAACTATGGCACCGGCGTGTTTGAGGGCATTCGCGGCTACTGGAATGAGGAGCAGTCGCAGCTGTATGTCTTCCAGTTGCAGGCGCACTACGCGCGCTTCCTGCGCTCGTGCAAGACACTGATGCTCAACATTCCGTACAGCGCCGACGAACTGTGCGCCATCACGCTCGACCTGCTGCGCCGCGAGGAGTACAAGACCGACGTGTACCTGCGGCCGCTCGCCTATGTCGCCAGCGAGGGCATCGGCGTGCGCCTGCACGACATGAAATACGACTTTGCCCTGTTTGCCCTGCCGTTTGGCAAGTATCTCGACGCGGGCGGCGGCGCGAAAGTTGGCGTCTCGTCGTGGCGGCGCATCGATGACAATATGATCCCGGCGCGCGCCAAGGTGACCGGCGCGTACGTCAACTCCGGCTTCGCCAAGTCCGAGGCGATGATGAACGGCTTTGACGAGGCGCTGGTGCTGAATCAGGACGGGCACGTCTCCGAAGCGAGCGCGGCCAACTTCTACATGCTGCGCGACGGGCGCGCCGTCACGCCGCCCGCGTCGGACAATATCCTCGAAGGCATCACCCGCGAGGTGGCGCGCGACTTGCTGCGCCGCGATATGGGCATCGAGGTCGTCGAACGCTCGATCGACCGCACCGAACTGTACCAGGCCGACGAGGCGTTCTTCTGCGGTACTGGCGTCGAGATCGTGCCGATCATCGAGATCGACCGGCGCGCGGTCGGCGAGGGCAAGACCGGCCCGGTCGTCAACCGCCTGCGCCACTTGTACAATGAGGCGGTGCGCGGCAAGCTCCCGCAGTACGCGCACTGGTGTACGCCGGTCTATGCGACGGTGGTTGTGGCACCGGCCGCGGCCGCGACAGTGGATGTCTAGTAAGCTCCCGTAAGACCGAAAGACAGCCTCGCCGGCGCATTGAGCGCCGGCGAGGCTGTCTTATTCCACACGGACCGCGTCGCCCACCTGCGCTTTGAGAGTGCGGGCGGCGTCTCCTTCGCACACGGCAATCTCAAGGTAGCCGGTGCTGCCGATCAGCGCCATCACCTCGCCCGGCGCGCCGTCGGCGTATGTTCGCTTGACGCCCGACACGAGGCGCGCGCCCAGCCACACGCTGGCTGCCGCCGGCACCTGCTCGGCGGCGATGTTGCTGATGCAGTTGCCGAAGTGGTCGATGTGCACAATTTCGCCGGCCAGTGCGCGGCCGTCGGCGCGCGGCAGCGGGAACGACGCATTGACGTAATCACCGATGACCGTGCCGAGCAGGGTGATTGGCACGCCGAGCGACAGGTGCGCCGCCACCGGCGCGAAGACGTCGCGCCCGTGGAAGGTCGGACTGACATACGGACGCCAGTACCGTTGCGCGGTCAGGTGTACCACGTACCAGGCCGCCTCGCCGCCGCCGTGCTGCGCGGCGGCCAGCGGCAGCAGTCCGTTGTCCGGGCCAATGAAGATCTGCCCGTCGCGTTCCAGCGCGATCGGCCGGCGCGGGCCGCCCACGCCGGGATCCACGACGACTACATGGATCGTCCCGCGCGGGAAGTAGGGCGCGGCGTTCATCAGCGCAAAGCCGCCGGCCTGGATGGCCCGGGGCGGGACGTCGTGGGTGACGTCCACGATAGTGACGCCAGGATTGAGGCTCAGGATTACGCCCTTCATGGCGGCGACGTAGCCGTCGCGCGTGCCGAAGTCGGTGGTGAGGGTGATCGTGCGCATAGCGACCATTATACAACAGATGGCTGCGGCGAAAGGGTATACC includes:
- a CDS encoding branched-chain amino acid transaminase, which produces MVGPKFAFFHNRIVPIGEAHVSIMTHAFNYGTGVFEGIRGYWNEEQSQLYVFQLQAHYARFLRSCKTLMLNIPYSADELCAITLDLLRREEYKTDVYLRPLAYVASEGIGVRLHDMKYDFALFALPFGKYLDAGGGAKVGVSSWRRIDDNMIPARAKVTGAYVNSGFAKSEAMMNGFDEALVLNQDGHVSEASAANFYMLRDGRAVTPPASDNILEGITREVARDLLRRDMGIEVVERSIDRTELYQADEAFFCGTGVEIVPIIEIDRRAVGEGKTGPVVNRLRHLYNEAVRGKLPQYAHWCTPVYATVVVAPAAAATVDV
- a CDS encoding SAM-dependent chlorinase/fluorinase, giving the protein MVAMRTITLTTDFGTRDGYVAAMKGVILSLNPGVTIVDVTHDVPPRAIQAGGFALMNAAPYFPRGTIHVVVVDPGVGGPRRPIALERDGQIFIGPDNGLLPLAAAQHGGGEAAWYVVHLTAQRYWRPYVSPTFHGRDVFAPVAAHLSLGVPITLLGTVIGDYVNASFPLPRADGRALAGEIVHIDHFGNCISNIAAEQVPAAASVWLGARLVSGVKRTYADGAPGEVMALIGSTGYLEIAVCEGDAARTLKAQVGDAVRVE